From the Elstera cyanobacteriorum genome, one window contains:
- the mtaB gene encoding tRNA (N(6)-L-threonylcarbamoyladenosine(37)-C(2))-methylthiotransferase MtaB: MSGPQLVTFGCRLNTYESEVMRDLATKAGEGEAIIFNTCAVTSEAERQARQAIRKARRDNPNARIIVTGCAAQVSTAKFAEMPEIDRIIGNDLKLKPEAWGVTPDEARVEVNDIMQVRETAQHLIEGFDGRARAFVQVQQGCDHRCTFCIIPYGRGNSRSVPAGAVVEQVRKLVENGYAEVVLTGVDVTSYGHDLPGKPTLGMLVRRVLKLVPDLPRLRLSSLDPVEIDDDLWAALAEEERLMPHLHLSVQAGADLILKRMKRRHLRADAIAVAEKALRLRPDTVFGADLIAGFPTETDEHFNDSLRIVSEANLTYLHVFPYSPRPGTPAAKMPQLPGSTIKARAAALRAAGQAALTRYLDTQAGRVEEILFEEETLGRTPHFVPVTGLTGTPGTRQKVRLIDRIGEQMRGEVA; the protein is encoded by the coding sequence GTGAGCGGACCGCAGCTCGTCACCTTCGGGTGCCGCCTCAATACCTATGAATCGGAAGTGATGCGCGATCTCGCCACCAAGGCGGGCGAGGGCGAGGCGATCATCTTCAATACCTGCGCCGTCACCTCGGAAGCCGAACGCCAAGCGCGGCAGGCCATCCGCAAGGCCCGCCGCGATAATCCGAACGCGCGCATCATCGTTACCGGCTGCGCCGCCCAGGTCAGCACGGCCAAATTCGCCGAAATGCCGGAGATCGACCGGATCATTGGCAATGATCTGAAACTGAAGCCCGAAGCCTGGGGTGTGACGCCCGACGAAGCGCGCGTCGAAGTGAACGACATTATGCAGGTGCGCGAAACCGCCCAGCATTTGATTGAAGGGTTTGACGGGCGGGCGCGCGCCTTCGTGCAGGTCCAGCAGGGCTGCGACCATCGTTGTACCTTCTGCATCATCCCCTATGGGCGCGGTAACTCCCGCTCCGTCCCGGCGGGCGCGGTGGTGGAGCAAGTGCGCAAGCTGGTCGAGAATGGCTATGCCGAAGTCGTGCTGACCGGCGTCGATGTGACCTCCTATGGCCACGATCTGCCGGGCAAGCCGACGCTAGGGATGCTGGTGCGCCGGGTGCTGAAACTGGTGCCGGACCTGCCGCGCCTGCGCCTCTCGTCCCTTGACCCCGTTGAAATCGACGATGATCTGTGGGCGGCCTTGGCCGAAGAAGAGCGGTTGATGCCGCATCTGCATCTGTCAGTCCAGGCTGGGGCCGATCTGATCTTGAAGCGCATGAAGCGCCGCCATTTGCGCGCCGATGCCATCGCCGTTGCCGAAAAGGCCCTGCGCCTGCGCCCGGATACCGTCTTCGGGGCCGATCTAATCGCCGGGTTCCCCACCGAGACGGACGAGCATTTCAACGATTCTCTGCGTATCGTTTCGGAAGCGAATTTAACCTATCTGCACGTTTTCCCCTATTCCCCGCGCCCTGGCACGCCAGCGGCAAAAATGCCCCAGCTTCCTGGCAGCACGATCAAAGCGCGCGCGGCGGCACTGCGCGCGGCAGGGCAGGCGGCGTTAACCCGCTATCTCGACACCCAAGCGGGCCGGGTTGAAGAAATTCTGTTCGAGGAAGAGACGCTGGGGCGCACGCCTCATTTCGTTCCCGTAACGGGATTGACCGGCACCCCCGGCACGCGCCAAAAGGTGCGGCTGATCGATCGGATCGGCGAGCAGATGCGCGGAGAGGTGGCATGA
- the ftsY gene encoding signal recognition particle-docking protein FtsY, with product MSDEKKGWFRRLTQGLSRSSAKLTEGISAIFTKRKLDDEVLEELEELLIAADLGVKTSADLIKHLRKTRFGKDVTDQEVREVFAAEIARILEPVAKPLAIDPSRGPHVVLVVGVNGSGKTTTIGKLAQFYREQGLKVMLAAGDTFRAAAVEQLRIWGDRTGCPVIHRPEGADAAALAYDAIAEARAAGADLLLIDTAGRLHNKAQLMDELAKVLRVMQKIEPTAPHDTVLVLDATVGQNAHSQVEVFRNLVKVSGLVLTKLDGTAKGGVLVALAEKFGLPVHAIGVGEKAEDLRPFAAEKFAQSLLGITTTEDA from the coding sequence ATGAGTGACGAAAAAAAGGGCTGGTTCCGGCGCTTAACCCAAGGCCTCTCCCGCTCCTCGGCGAAGCTGACGGAAGGTATTTCCGCCATCTTCACCAAGCGTAAGCTGGACGACGAGGTGCTGGAGGAGTTGGAAGAACTCCTGATCGCCGCCGATCTAGGGGTTAAAACCTCCGCCGACCTCATCAAGCACCTGCGCAAAACCCGTTTCGGTAAGGATGTGACCGATCAGGAAGTGCGGGAGGTGTTTGCCGCCGAAATCGCCCGGATTCTCGAACCCGTCGCCAAACCGCTGGCCATCGACCCCAGCCGGGGGCCGCATGTGGTGCTGGTCGTCGGCGTCAACGGGTCCGGCAAGACCACCACCATCGGCAAGCTGGCCCAATTCTACCGCGAACAAGGCCTCAAGGTCATGCTGGCGGCGGGCGATACCTTCCGCGCCGCCGCCGTCGAACAATTGCGCATCTGGGGCGACCGCACCGGCTGCCCGGTTATCCATCGCCCGGAAGGCGCGGATGCCGCCGCGCTCGCCTATGACGCGATTGCCGAAGCGCGCGCCGCGGGCGCCGATCTCTTGTTGATCGATACCGCTGGGCGGCTGCACAATAAGGCGCAGTTGATGGACGAACTCGCCAAAGTGCTGCGCGTTATGCAGAAGATCGAACCGACCGCCCCGCACGATACCGTGCTGGTGCTCGATGCCACGGTCGGCCAGAACGCCCATAGCCAAGTGGAAGTTTTCCGCAACCTCGTGAAAGTCTCCGGCCTCGTGCTGACCAAGCTCGACGGCACCGCGAAGGGCGGCGTGCTGGTGGCGCTGGCGGAAAAATTCGGTCTGCCCGTCCATGCCATCGGCGTTGGCGAAAAGGCCGAAGACCTACGCCCCTTCGCGGCGGAGAAATTCGCCCAATCGCTCTTGGGGATTACGACGACCGAAGACGCCTAG
- a CDS encoding adenylate/guanylate cyclase domain-containing protein yields MREADWRRIKRFLRVLVIGAFVGAVFGSLIGQTYRQDLATTLFIGPFIGIVHGALITASIGGFEMFFPLTAWGRALRRASFAVTLAIKVPLYCGLILVIEYFRLGEVVAAAFGVIQAVEPVDLSNPLMVLSIVFSLFFIVVFIETMQINQIMGPGTLTRFVFGYYHRPRLEHRFFLFVDLLGSTRLAESLGPLAYQRFLNGVFQAASDPISDHQGEIYQYVGDQMVVTWTEKAGTGGKRGACRPLDCVFALKDAITALGPAYLKEYREAPAVRAALHYGEVVVGEIGDAKRDIAFHGDVLNATARLEGVARDYQGFFIASAAALDRLAAAAGGWPSAYSYRRLGALPLKGKAAPVEAVLVAQAALGQ; encoded by the coding sequence ATGCGGGAAGCGGATTGGCGGCGGATCAAACGGTTCCTGCGGGTGCTGGTGATTGGCGCTTTCGTGGGCGCCGTTTTTGGCAGCCTGATTGGCCAGACCTATCGGCAAGATCTCGCCACCACGCTGTTTATCGGCCCCTTCATCGGCATCGTGCACGGGGCGCTGATTACCGCGAGCATCGGCGGCTTCGAGATGTTTTTCCCGCTGACCGCCTGGGGCCGCGCGCTGCGCCGGGCGTCCTTCGCGGTGACCTTGGCGATCAAGGTGCCGCTATATTGCGGGCTCATCTTGGTGATCGAATATTTCCGCCTGGGGGAGGTGGTCGCCGCCGCCTTTGGGGTGATCCAAGCGGTCGAACCGGTCGATCTATCAAACCCGTTGATGGTGCTCTCCATCGTTTTTTCGCTGTTCTTCATCGTCGTCTTCATCGAAACGATGCAGATCAATCAGATTATGGGGCCGGGGACCTTAACGCGCTTCGTCTTCGGCTATTATCATCGCCCCCGCCTTGAACATCGCTTCTTTCTCTTCGTCGATTTGCTGGGGTCGACCCGCTTGGCGGAAAGCCTGGGGCCGCTGGCCTATCAGCGCTTTCTGAATGGGGTGTTTCAGGCCGCGTCCGACCCGATTTCGGACCATCAGGGCGAAATCTATCAATATGTCGGCGATCAAATGGTCGTCACCTGGACGGAAAAAGCCGGTACCGGCGGCAAGCGCGGCGCCTGCCGACCCTTGGACTGTGTTTTCGCGCTGAAAGACGCGATTACGGCCCTCGGTCCGGCCTATCTGAAAGAGTATCGCGAGGCGCCCGCCGTGCGCGCGGCGCTGCACTACGGCGAAGTGGTGGTCGGCGAAATCGGCGATGCCAAGCGCGATATCGCCTTTCACGGCGATGTGTTGAACGCCACAGCCCGGCTGGAAGGCGTGGCGCGCGACTATCAGGGCTTCTTCATCGCCTCCGCCGCTGCCCTCGACCGATTGGCGGCGGCAGCGGGAGGCTGGCCGAGCGCCTATAGCTACCGCCGCCTTGGGGCCTTGCCGCTCAAGGGCAAGGCCGCGCCGGTGGAAGCCGTCTTGGTGGCTCAGGCCGCCTTGGGCCAATAG
- a CDS encoding glutathione S-transferase family protein, protein MSNSFTLYYAPGACSFVTHAVLKALGLPHSLAPVALADGQQRTADYLALNPKGRVPVLAGGSLPAGEVLTEAPAICRYLCAHKPEAGLWPTDPLAEARLMEWLNYLSGHFHAFAWALFARPARFSPDESHYATFREQSFKLLDEIIAYIEARLGDGRAFAVPATGPDAPSHLTPADFYLLIQYRWIVARLGWPMREKAPHWTALVERLLALPAVQETLAAENLDYWPKAA, encoded by the coding sequence ATGTCCAATAGTTTCACGCTCTATTACGCCCCCGGGGCCTGTTCTTTCGTCACCCACGCGGTGCTGAAGGCACTGGGCCTGCCCCATAGCCTGGCCCCGGTTGCCCTGGCCGATGGGCAGCAGCGCACGGCGGACTATCTCGCCCTAAACCCCAAGGGCCGCGTGCCGGTGCTCGCGGGCGGCAGCTTGCCTGCCGGAGAGGTTTTGACCGAAGCCCCGGCCATTTGCCGCTACCTCTGCGCCCACAAGCCGGAGGCGGGCCTGTGGCCGACCGATCCGCTGGCCGAAGCCCGGCTGATGGAATGGCTGAACTATCTGTCGGGCCATTTCCATGCCTTCGCCTGGGCCTTATTCGCCCGCCCGGCGCGCTTTAGCCCGGATGAAAGCCATTACGCGACGTTCCGCGAGCAATCGTTCAAACTGCTCGACGAGATCATCGCCTATATTGAAGCCCGCTTGGGCGATGGCCGCGCCTTCGCCGTTCCCGCCACGGGGCCGGACGCGCCAAGCCATCTGACCCCCGCCGATTTCTATCTGCTGATCCAATACCGCTGGATCGTCGCGCGGCTCGGTTGGCCGATGCGCGAGAAAGCCCCCCATTGGACCGCTTTGGTCGAACGGTTGCTGGCGCTGCCCGCCGTACAGGAAACCCTGGCGGCGGAAAATCTCGACTATTGGCCCAAGGCGGCCTGA
- a CDS encoding NAD(P)/FAD-dependent oxidoreductase, producing MARPTVIIIGAGMAGASLAYELATEAEVTLLERESHPGYHTTGRSAAMFTETYGPGPIRALTRASRAFYETPPEGFTATPILTPRGVLLTAEPDRAGLIPDVLVSGATQALTAAEAEAQVPILRGERLAGAVAEPGARAMDVDALLQAYLRGVKARGGRLICEAPVTALVRTDAGWRVSTPHGDLSADVVVNAAGAWGDPVAALAGIAPVGLVPKRRTAILIEAPSDPQGWPMVIDIAEAWYLKPDAGLLLASPADETPVPPQDAQPDEMDIAICVDRIETATTLQVKRIRHKWAGLRSFVADGVPVVGFDPDAPGFFWLVGQGGYGIQTASALARLSAALVLGQPVPADILGEGLTPADLAPRR from the coding sequence ATGGCCCGTCCCACCGTTATCATTATCGGCGCTGGCATGGCGGGTGCGTCGCTGGCCTATGAACTGGCAACCGAGGCGGAGGTGACCCTGCTGGAGCGCGAAAGTCACCCCGGCTATCACACCACCGGGCGTTCGGCGGCGATGTTTACCGAAACCTATGGCCCGGGGCCAATCCGGGCGCTGACCCGCGCCTCCCGTGCCTTCTACGAAACCCCGCCGGAGGGGTTTACCGCCACGCCGATCTTAACGCCGCGCGGCGTGCTGCTGACGGCGGAACCGGATCGGGCAGGGTTGATTCCAGATGTGCTGGTGAGCGGTGCCACCCAGGCGCTCACAGCCGCTGAAGCCGAGGCGCAAGTGCCGATTTTGCGCGGGGAGCGGCTGGCCGGGGCGGTTGCCGAACCGGGGGCGCGGGCTATGGATGTCGATGCGCTGCTGCAAGCCTATCTGCGCGGGGTCAAAGCGCGCGGCGGGCGATTGATTTGCGAAGCGCCGGTCACCGCTCTCGTCCGCACAGACGCTGGTTGGCGCGTCAGCACCCCCCACGGGGATCTATCCGCCGATGTCGTTGTCAATGCGGCCGGCGCCTGGGGCGACCCGGTGGCGGCGCTCGCTGGGATTGCCCCGGTCGGGCTGGTGCCGAAACGGCGCACGGCCATCTTGATCGAGGCGCCCAGCGACCCGCAGGGCTGGCCGATGGTGATCGATATTGCCGAAGCCTGGTATTTGAAGCCCGACGCCGGGTTGCTGCTGGCCTCCCCCGCCGATGAAACCCCGGTGCCGCCGCAGGACGCCCAGCCCGACGAAATGGATATCGCCATCTGCGTTGACCGGATCGAAACAGCGACGACCCTTCAGGTTAAGCGCATTCGCCATAAATGGGCGGGCTTACGCAGCTTCGTGGCCGATGGGGTGCCGGTGGTTGGTTTCGATCCCGACGCGCCCGGCTTCTTCTGGTTGGTCGGCCAGGGCGGTTATGGGATTCAGACCGCCAGTGCCTTGGCGCGGTTGTCGGCGGCGCTGGTCCTGGGCCAGCCGGTCCCGGCGGATATTCTGGGCGAGGGCTTGACCCCCGCTGATCTAGCACCGCGTCGCTAG
- a CDS encoding response regulator, producing MAIDETLEQHIRAEFIDEARDITNELDVMLGNVRSGLVQQGEAIQAMRRHFHNLRIGARSVGLMAADVILHQMADYVDGVTELGDRELDGLQAFTDLLRVTLDTEEDETPAPSLREVVRQMPAARTFDVNDIKLLDIVILLVSPQRSAGRIVERELMACGYRVVNVTKSFEALEMAVRLKPDMIIASAMLDELTGIDLACAVLSMPTTQDIPFALLTSFGWGDPSLEGLPPRAAIIRKGSHFGDDLAEALSRFSIT from the coding sequence ATGGCCATCGACGAAACCCTGGAACAGCATATCCGCGCCGAATTTATCGACGAAGCGCGCGACATTACCAACGAGCTCGACGTGATGCTCGGCAATGTCCGGTCGGGGCTGGTTCAGCAGGGCGAAGCCATTCAGGCGATGCGCCGCCATTTCCATAATCTGCGCATCGGGGCGCGCTCGGTCGGGCTGATGGCCGCCGACGTGATCTTGCACCAGATGGCCGATTACGTGGATGGCGTGACCGAACTCGGCGACCGCGAGTTGGATGGTTTGCAGGCCTTCACCGACCTGCTGCGCGTCACCCTCGATACGGAAGAAGACGAAACCCCGGCACCGTCCTTGCGCGAAGTGGTGCGGCAGATGCCTGCCGCGCGCACCTTCGATGTTAATGATATCAAACTGCTCGATATCGTTATTCTGCTGGTCTCGCCGCAGCGGTCCGCCGGGCGGATCGTGGAGCGGGAGTTGATGGCCTGCGGGTACCGCGTCGTTAATGTCACTAAGAGCTTCGAAGCCCTCGAAATGGCCGTGCGCCTGAAGCCGGACATGATCATTGCCTCCGCCATGCTGGACGAGCTAACCGGGATCGATCTCGCGTGTGCCGTGCTGTCGATGCCGACCACCCAGGATATTCCCTTTGCCCTGCTGACCAGCTTCGGTTGGGGCGATCCGTCGCTGGAAGGGCTGCCGCCGCGCGCTGCCATTATCCGCAAGGGCAGCCATTTCGGCGATGATCTCGCCGAAGCGCTGTCCCGCTTTTCGATCACCTGA
- a CDS encoding ferritin-like domain-containing protein: MDAAPPFASLTAAALAVLTAADPAEKVRLTRMAAAEWAAGALPIGAVPMVPERPARPERPDLLPPNKMPHRRLTRGVRGRVTLLHALAHIELNAIDLAWDILARFAPDFPPGFAADWLRVAAEEAEHFALLAGRLAALGAAYGDLPAHDGLWQAAQETAGDALARLAVVPMVLEARGLDVTPVMIAKLREVEDEASAAALEVIYRDEIGHVTIGNRWFLWLAAQRGVGEPRAAWQALVRQHFRGPLKPPFNDDARASAGFTGDWYEPLAAHAA, from the coding sequence ATGGACGCCGCGCCGCCTTTCGCCAGCCTAACGGCGGCGGCGCTGGCCGTTCTAACGGCCGCCGATCCGGCGGAAAAGGTCCGCTTGACCCGGATGGCGGCGGCAGAATGGGCCGCCGGCGCGCTGCCGATTGGGGCCGTGCCGATGGTGCCGGAACGGCCCGCCCGCCCCGAAAGACCCGATCTTCTGCCACCCAATAAGATGCCGCATCGCCGCCTGACGCGCGGGGTGCGCGGGCGGGTGACGCTGCTGCACGCCCTCGCCCATATCGAGTTGAATGCCATCGATCTCGCCTGGGATATTCTGGCCCGCTTCGCGCCAGACTTTCCCCCAGGCTTCGCCGCCGATTGGTTGCGGGTCGCGGCGGAAGAGGCGGAGCATTTTGCCTTGCTGGCCGGGCGGCTGGCGGCCTTGGGCGCGGCCTATGGCGATCTGCCCGCCCACGACGGTCTGTGGCAAGCCGCGCAAGAAACCGCTGGCGACGCGCTCGCCCGCCTTGCCGTCGTGCCCATGGTGCTGGAGGCGCGCGGCCTCGACGTTACACCGGTGATGATCGCTAAGCTGCGCGAGGTGGAAGACGAGGCGTCGGCTGCGGCACTGGAAGTGATTTACCGCGATGAAATTGGCCATGTTACCATCGGCAACCGTTGGTTCCTGTGGTTGGCGGCGCAGCGCGGCGTTGGCGAGCCGCGCGCGGCGTGGCAGGCGTTGGTGCGGCAGCATTTCCGGGGGCCGCTGAAGCCGCCGTTCAACGACGATGCCCGCGCCTCGGCAGGCTTTACCGGCGATTGGTACGAACCGCTGGCCGCCCATGCCGCATGA
- a CDS encoding AraC family transcriptional regulator, whose translation MPAPRQALPAIGTNRWPPMPHDGHDSLASQLGPGEAARFWRVPEGDTEVLMARFRRHRFAPHTHDRYVFGVITGGVEAFHSGREHHYATVGSLAVLHPGEVHDGYAAVAEGWAYRMLYLDPAFVQRAAAAQGYRPSDGLPRFAVSVMQDPALAAQCSALFEALAQDDRLAREVALYSGVAALVQRHACVPARRQDEPAAPGHIQRAADRLRDDPATPVSLEELATDTGLGPFQLIRAFRAAYGLPPHAFQKLARLHRAEAALRRGVPIAAVAADCGFADQAHLTRAFKKFRGVTPGQFRPTVR comes from the coding sequence ATGCCCGCGCCTCGGCAGGCTTTACCGGCGATTGGTACGAACCGCTGGCCGCCCATGCCGCATGATGGTCACGATAGTCTCGCAAGCCAACTAGGCCCGGGGGAAGCCGCGCGCTTCTGGCGCGTGCCGGAAGGGGATACGGAAGTGCTGATGGCGCGCTTCCGCCGCCATCGTTTCGCGCCCCATACCCATGACCGTTATGTGTTTGGCGTTATTACCGGCGGGGTTGAGGCGTTTCATTCCGGGCGGGAGCATCATTACGCGACCGTCGGCAGTCTGGCCGTTCTGCATCCCGGCGAGGTCCACGACGGTTATGCGGCGGTGGCAGAGGGTTGGGCCTATCGGATGCTCTATCTCGATCCGGCGTTCGTGCAGCGCGCGGCGGCGGCGCAGGGGTATCGCCCCTCGGATGGGTTGCCGCGCTTTGCGGTGTCGGTGATGCAGGATCCGGCGCTGGCGGCCCAATGTTCGGCCCTTTTCGAGGCGCTGGCCCAAGACGACCGCTTGGCGCGCGAAGTGGCGCTCTATTCCGGTGTTGCGGCGCTGGTCCAGCGCCACGCGTGCGTCCCGGCCCGGCGCCAGGACGAACCAGCGGCGCCAGGGCACATCCAGCGCGCGGCAGACCGTTTGCGTGACGATCCGGCAACCCCGGTTTCCCTGGAGGAGCTAGCGACCGATACGGGGCTTGGCCCTTTTCAATTGATCCGCGCCTTCCGGGCCGCCTATGGCTTGCCGCCCCACGCCTTCCAGAAGCTTGCCCGCCTGCACCGGGCGGAGGCGGCGTTACGGCGCGGCGTGCCGATCGCAGCAGTGGCGGCAGACTGTGGTTTTGCCGATCAGGCGCATTTAACGCGCGCGTTTAAGAAATTTCGGGGTGTCACCCCCGGCCAATTCCGCCCTACCGTCCGGTAA